In a genomic window of Helianthus annuus cultivar XRQ/B chromosome 10, HanXRQr2.0-SUNRISE, whole genome shotgun sequence:
- the LOC110881969 gene encoding uncharacterized protein LOC110881969: protein MLSENKVSVCAILESHVEVANLDKVCNKVFRNWSWTSNGGLCDRGTRIILGWNSDIVDVMILSQSDQVIHAQLWSKTDNTSVFGSFVYVKNKYQDRRALWENLAGHAILCTDKPWFVMGDFNSALHMEDSLFGTSIQTIGMREFYECVKNSGLFDVKGHGMQYTWNQKPKEGIGLLRKIDRVMCNVKGLDMFPDAYVLYHAYRVSDHTPCILKLTNVPKGSKPKPFKFANFITSKPEFRICVEREWVKTVDGISMFSVTSKLKNLKPGLRKILNQQGNLHLKVSELRKKLDEIQCLLDKNPLDVELRNNESECLKEFQIAAYDEECFLKQKSKVEWLCTGDSNTTFFHNSLKCRNARNKIHCIRDVAGTRYEGDAASDA from the coding sequence ATGCTGTCGGAAAATAAGGTGTCTGTTTGTGCTATTCTAGAATCGCATGTGGAGGTTGCTAATCTGGATAAAGTTTGTAACAAGGTGTTCAGAAATTGGAGTTGGACGTCTAATGGGGGTCTTTGTGATCGGGGTACTAGAATTATCCTAGGATGGAATAGTGATATTGTGGATGTTATGATTTTGTCTCAATCTGATCAAGTTATTCATGCGCAATTATGGTCCAAAACTGATAATACTAGTGTCTTCGGGTCTTTTGTTTATGTAAAAAATAAATATCAAGACCGTAGGGCTCTTTGGGAGAACTTAGCTGGGCATGCAATTTTGTGTACGGATAAGCCTTGGTTTGTCATGGGCGATTTTAACTCGGCGCTTCATATGGAGGATTCACTGTTTGGTACGTCGATTCAAACTATAGGTATGCGAGAATTTTATGAATGTGTCAAGAATTCGGGCCTCTTTGATGTGAAGGGTCATGGTATGCAATACACTTGGAACCAGAAGCCGAAGGAGGGTATTGGTTTACTTCGTAAGATTGATAGGGTCATGTGTAATGTTAAGGGTTTAGACATGTTTCCTGACGCTTATGTTTTGTACCATGCGTATCGGGTCTCGGACCACACCCCCTGCATTTTAAAGCTTACAAACGTGCCTAAAGGGTCTAAGCCGAAACCGTTCAAGTTCGCGAATTTTATTACTTCTAAACCGGAGTTCAGAATTTGTGTCGAGCGAGAATGGGTGAAGACGGTTGATGGGATTTCTATGTTCTCGGTTACCTCTAAGTTAAAAAACTTGAAGCCAGGTCTTAGGAAAATCCTGAACCAACAAGGGAATTTACACTTAAAGGTGAGTGAGTTGCGTAAAAAGCTTGATGAGATCCAATGCCTGCTAGACAAGAACCCTCTTGATGTTGAGCTTCGTAATAACGAATCGGAGTGCCTAAAGGAGTTCCAGATTGCGGCGTATGATGAGGAATGCTTCTTGAAACAAAAATCAAAGGTTGAGTGGCTTTGTACCGGGGATTCGAATACAACCTTTTTTCACAATAGCCTGAAATGTAGAAACGCTAGAAACAAGATTCATTGTATTCGGGATGTGGCTGGAACCCGATATGAAGGGGATGCGGCTTCGGACGCGTAG